The genomic DNA TATGCTTCTTCACAGCCTTCACGTTTGCTATAGATTCAAGATTCATAGATTAATtcacttaaaatatttttttcataaaggCGGATTACATCAAAAACATAACATCACTATATTGAAGATTTTGGTAGCATTTACTGTTACTGTTGTTAACTTTTTcattgttaaattaaaagttacttacttttaaaatgttacacaGAGACTACAAAATGCAATACGTGCTGCCAACTACACAACCTTGGTGGAGAGCCTGTTCCCGCTCTTCCCAGATCAAGAACACTACTCGGATTGTCATCCACACCACCGCTGCAGATCCTGTGCTGTTGTCGGGAACTCAGGAAACCTTCTGGAATCGCATTATGGACCTCTCATAGATTCCAACGACTTTGTCATGAGGTAGCAAATAATAAAGTATCTTTGTGTTGTTATGTGCTTAGACCAAGGGAAAATCatagtaaaaaaacacaaacgtTAGTAATAACAGATAGTTtaatatattggtaataaatgcaGTCTGAgaaattatatatacatttttggcTGGAAATGTCACATTCATAATGCTAAAATTACTCATACTGTCTTGTAAACTTACATGTTCAAGTTAGTAAGTCAGCTTTGGAGTGCAATAGCTAAAATGTATCTGCTCAATTAATCGAATCAAATTAAAAGtgctgtagaatgtaaaactgtatttatctaggcatagatgaataataagagctctgtacatggtaatgacatattttagagtagggatcgaccgatatggatttttcagtgccgatgccgctaccgatttttgtttcattagtcttagccgatgaccgatacaggctgccaattttcttgagccgatatttggagccgatactgcttttgctcactcaatttacatcataaaaatgacacaatgatgatgccaaatgttacaattttcaatttaaaaaagtaacatttactgagaaaaaaaaaaaatatatatatatatatgtatatatatatatatacaaacaaatagtaaaaacaggtgagggtgctATGGAACCATGAACCCGCTTTGTCCAAAACCCTCTTTGTCCAGCTGATCTGAGCTGTTAGGCTgagctttcgatgttgtcatggaaagattggttgtttttagtcacatgacctgcaatcgcttgcggcttcAGGCACTCCGTCTGTAAATAACGCTGGAAAAAATCAGCGAACACGGCAGACACGTATCGGCCAATGctgatacacataaaactcgcaaatatcggcccgatatatcggccggccgatatattggTCTATCACTATTTTAGAGTGTAGTTCAACTAAGCAATGacatatttttttccacaaaacgTGATTCAAATCTTGTGACTGCTTCAAAGTGTACTTGCATAAACTAAAAATGTGCTACAATTATTAAACTAGTAAACTAGGGGACAGCAGGGCAATCCTAGTTTAAAAAGATAATATTTTAGTCATAGCCTATTTTTGCTGTgatcaataactcacaagtgtggtctattgtatcaataccaggtggaattttgaacaaatgtaaaacgacttcagtataatttcactttggaCATAAGTAGCACATTCTTACTTTCGACGTTGTCAgctgggacaaaagtaacacacaggttacacattttgtgttgcacttgtttttattaagggagaaccggggcgaaagtaacaaagcgattttgcatttcaaactatgacagcatctttagcacgcaACCCTTAGAGTTGACAAATAGAGCGTTATTTCCTTACCGTTTTGCGCgtgtaggtccagaaagctgtttttgaccatgataagtaaattcctaaagtggTCATTTTTATCCTATAatgcgttgtgtttctcgttttatgtgttacagtactgatcaatctacaggttatttagtgctctaacacatccttaATTTagacttctcagagtttttcaaaataaaagtcaattgggtttaaatgtcaggagtatggccctgtcccaaatggcacactccggacttgtggtcctcctcagagtccacacttagtccagacatcacgtagtccagactttaagGACCCTTGATGcaagtccacgtgggtgcaccggagttggattttgggacagactcgagcatcacaccggaaataggtagagaaattgcccgtcagtgtgaactcctcccttccatcgtctgattgctcttttgcaaggacttctgggttgctgcagtgcgggcttcgctgaagaccgcatcaagggggcacacttcaaagcataaaaatgacagatgggacaccctacggactcgtagactaagcgggaacgcgcaatttaaggccacaagaccgaaagtccacatgaagtgcgccatttgggacagggcctatctgtcgggacgaaagtaacacttggtACTTTTGTCCcactgctaatactgttgcgtAATGttgaaaaattatattattataatttaatttattttcattttcataatgttcaaactgttgaaaaaatattttattctcaacagttaaagtttgtactgtcaggttgcttttgaaacatttaattaaactgatttaaaattcaaatgtaaTTTCATGATTTATTTGCAAAGATAAAGGACAATGATGTTTGAAGTTACataataacaaggtcatagtcatgtatacttagtaaaaacaagtgtaacacaaaaatcttgttctgttgtgttacttttgatcCACCTGTGTGTTGTTTTCGTGCTAGCTGACAGCGTCGAGAGTAACAATGAGCTACTTATGTTCAAATTTAaattatacactctaaaaaatatgaacccagggctgggtaactataggacagaacacatttctgggttaaaatgacccaaataatggtttgttttaatccaactgctgggttattgttaatcaaccatgttgggttttttagagtgtatgatcTCTTTTATTTGTTCagaattccacctggtattgatagaccacacttttgagttattgaccacagcaaaaatatatatctctgtctaCAATATTATCtcttaaaataacgtttttctgaaaaattgtactttcgcccctgctctcccctaaaaatacatgactatgaccttgttaactctttcaccgccagagtttttttaaaaagttgccagccagtgccagcgtttttcatgattttcacaaaagtttaatgccttccagaaaatgttcttcttcaaatatataaacatacaatataccaaatgaaagaacagaccctctgctttcaaacaaaaaacgtttcatcctaccttcagtagttcttttgtaatcagcttttgaatatgggtaggtttctgcaaaaacaccacattttgagcaaaaaacagagataattaaatttttgtgactgactttacatagagatcccattcagagcgattctttaaaacagacacggacatgcaacagcttgccatagggcaatacttccggttttaaaaagttgcggaagggcgccacctagtggataatagcggtattgcggaaagactgaaatactcgtcattggcggggaagcgttttctcttgattgacgagatatctcgtcaatggcggggaaagagttaatacatacactctaaaaatgactGGGTTATttatgttgggtaaatattagaCGGATCAAACAACCTTTCGCTGTGTCTTTGTCCCACAGGATCAATAAAGGTCCCACAGAGGGTTTTGAAGAGGATGTGGGTTCAAAAACCACGCACCGGATTTTCTACCCTGAGAGCGCAATGGATTTGGACAACTCCACCCATCTGCTGCTTTCTCCTTTTAAGATTTTGGACATCGAGTGGCTTATCAGTATCTTTACCACTAAACACATCAACAAGTAAGAATTgctaattttattattatacacaatgtGTTTTAGTATTGAATGTGCAGCTTCTCAtagtgaaagaaaaaaaaatcttgttttgttttaaggCATTGCTCAAGTAAGGACCACTTTCATAAAGCTAAATTGTGCAATTTCTGAGATTTTAGCATTACCATACCACTGtgcaaatataatatttttacgAGATATATCCACCAGTAACAGACTCACCATGTTTACATTTTGGGGAATTTAATATAAATGGCAACATATAGTTGTCTCTAAATCTTAAAGAAAGCATCCATACTCTccaaaaaaaggtacaaaagctgtcactgggacgatACCCTTTCAAAactacacctttgtacctaaagagttcatatttgtACCCcaaaaaccccattcacacagcactttatttcggtaaaaatacaaatatgttgtgtcatcgcaacaagttatggttcagggGTTATaaatgcagattaacattcacgacgagaaatgtccgCAAACTGGACTAAAgtagagatcagggagctcctcACTATTCGTACTGAAACTATTATCATTTACCATCATAACAGAACAGTGCATCACACGCTCTTTTAtgattttatcataaacaaaaatgcatgcacGTAGTTTTCTCGAAAGATAAATCACGGAAAGCAGGAAACTTCAGACGCAATGGAAAAAACCTACCAAGGACTTTAAAATGTCACGTCTTTaggatgtgtgtgaatgcacgcacagactccggaaaatcattggtacactgtaaaacaaatccgtagaaattgcagctgagttgccggtaacttgccgtggatttgtatttgtgttatttgctggcaacattttgttcaaagttaaatgaacatttaagtctttgtctttacagaataaaacagcatcaagcaaaacattctgggaaacaaaatctgaagcaaaaaacagaaaaaggttgatgatgatttctggttcccagaatgctttgcatgaggctgttattgtatacttttattctgtaaagataaagacttgttaatatttaaaatgtatttaattttgaacaaactcttgccagtggGTGGCATGGATTTGAATCTGCGGtgagttaccggcaacccagctgcaataacattgtaatttctacggaatatttttacagtgtatgaaccAAAATCAAACGATCACCGCgtgcattttctgttttttccctGTAATatttgtgtgaaaagggctaaaggtacattttgtcactTTGAAGGTAGATATCTTTATGGTCATTAGATGGTACATATACGGACCTATttacacactgtaaacaaattgctgtaattatgcagctggttgccagtaacttattgtagaagataaagactgaaaatgtttcatgttcatttaactttaaacaaactgttgccagtaaataacataaatgtaaaatctacagtaagttactggcagctagttgccagtaataccagtaatactgtaatttctacagttttttttacaatgctCACAGCTTTGTACCTTCAGCTTTTGTATCTCACAGTGTAGGAATAACTTTAAAACCGTACTTTTTGTGATTCctgttgaaaaaatatttttaattttattttttaacttttaaagattttttaaagaacTAACAACACTGATTTCATTTTTGTCGTATGTGAAAAAGTTTCATTTGATGTTATCTGTTTCCTTCTCAGAACATATATGGATGTTCCATCTACAATAAATGCCAATAAGGACAAGGTAAACAGTGCAGACCTTCTTATctaacaaacaacaaaaaaatatgttacaTACATTGTATATTAAACATGTCCGGTTTTATTTGGGTTTCAGGTGATGATACTTCACCCAGAGTTTATGAAATATGTCCACGTGAACTGGACAGAGAATCATGGCAGATATCCGTCTACTGGTTTCCTAATGGTGATATTCGCTTTGCACATCTGTGATGAGGTAAACCATTTGTTGGTGTTCtcgaaaaaaacaacaacataattTCTCATGTAACATCTTTAGTAGCTTTAGTAACATCGTGTGTGGTGTGGTTTAAGACTgtatatacaaaaaataaacacttttgcACTGCACATATGAATTCATTTCACATATGACACTTAGTGACAGTATACAGATCAATTTAGAGATAAACCCAGTATGTTTTCAAACAACTTTCTCCCAAAAACCAATGTGACCTTATTCTCAAATGTAAAAGACAAGAAATCAACTTTGTATATTGATGTGACACGATTTAATCTAGAGAGCAAAGTTGAAGCtggaaacaaaacaattttgcaAATGTGCTTTTCAATAACAGACAAACATTTATTCAATATGaactctctttctttctgtcagGTTAATGTTTTTGGGTTCGGAGCTACAAAAGATGGAAAGTGGCATCATTATTTTGATCAAACATTGACTCCATATGCTAATGAAAGTCATTCGGGAGACTTTGAATATGAAACAATCATTCGACTTCACCGGGAAAAGAAGCTTTTAATGTACAAGGGTTGGACATGAAGGAAGTCGCATTTCAGAGACGTTCCTGGAAGAACGATGTCATTGTTGTACAACACCAAATTGCAATATTGCAGTTTGGGGTAGCAGAGGATTTTGATTGAATGTTTCCCCTCAAGAGGACATGAAGAGTGACATGAAGACAAAAACATTGACTTTatgaatttttatttatgaatgcTGTCAGATATTGGCAGATGGTCAGATTGTAATGGTCATGTGATGGACGGTTGGAGTGCCAGAGTTAACAAATGTACTGTCAAGCTAAATTATGCTATACATTCTCAAGGgacttttattataaaagtttcattataaatgcactccccccccaaaaaaaaaaaaaaaaattcaggacATGCAACTGACATGAAAacttatgataaattaatgtattttataaaatgtcataaaactgggccccctcCGGCACCATGCCTTGCCCCAAGTCTGAGAACCtatgggttaaattaacctagaatttatttatatttaaccaaaacaataggttaaattacaaaccATTAGGTTttgtttgtctctttttgacccaatgttgTGTCTTTAAATGAACCTAGTATTTATTAGTGTGCATGTGAGAAATATCTTTAACACACCAACCTATTCAACCTATTTTCATAGGTCCGGAAAAACTTTATGGaaatcatttgtttataaaacaaatcaacaCAACAGTTTGGGAAAAACAtaagtgtattttgcatttaaagtaaaattttttttaaaaatataaacacaagAAATATGCCAAAAGAAAGGTGCAAAATACAGAGCAACCTAATTAGAGAAATGGCATAGTTTGTTCTCCATCAGATGCATAAACCATGGCAAAAAAAGTGTGGTTGGTAGGCAGAGACACTGACcaaaattacactgtaaaaagattcctgtagaaattacagtattgctggcagctggttgccagtggCTTGCTGTGGATTTTAATTTATGTTGGTTGCCTGccacagtttgttcaaagttaaatgaatattaTACATTAGCAATTCTTTATCTTGATAGAGTAGAAATAAAATAACAAcctcaagcaaagcattctgggaaacaaaatctgaaggaaaaaacagaaaacggttgatgaggatttttggttgccagaatgctttgcatgaggctgttgttttatatttttattctgtaagacaaagacttgtccatgtttaatgttcattcaactttgaacaaactgttgccagtaaacaacataaaatCAAATTCACAGCAAGCTACTGGCatccagctgccagtaataccgCAATTTCCACGgaatctttttacagtgtaggggtGCACCTATAAATTGgctgatgatgcttgctatgcttctcaatgaattacggtgaaatgacgCTACATCCataagccagggggcgctctcgggCAGAAACttaatatgcgctgcagacgaagaaccagacacgcagctccaggaaatatatttatgttgctgttcttcaaaccttttcaggtattttcatgata from Misgurnus anguillicaudatus chromosome 20, ASM2758022v2, whole genome shotgun sequence includes the following:
- the LOC129455599 gene encoding CMP-N-acetylneuraminate-beta-galactosamide-alpha-2,3-sialyltransferase 1 produces the protein MAKFLPRLKPHHRRYMILLMSFTIIMCLYFENSWRPLTVNYHVSEPITCINRTCAPDRERTDWFCARYAPTVQLLLNSSNSVLSANVSRWWMRLQNAIRAANYTTLVESLFPLFPDQEHYSDCHPHHRCRSCAVVGNSGNLLESHYGPLIDSNDFVMRINKGPTEGFEEDVGSKTTHRIFYPESAMDLDNSTHLLLSPFKILDIEWLISIFTTKHINKTYMDVPSTINANKDKVMILHPEFMKYVHVNWTENHGRYPSTGFLMVIFALHICDEVNVFGFGATKDGKWHHYFDQTLTPYANESHSGDFEYETIIRLHREKKLLMYKGWT